In the genome of Drosophila pseudoobscura strain MV-25-SWS-2005 chromosome 3, UCI_Dpse_MV25, whole genome shotgun sequence, one region contains:
- the Eglp2 gene encoding aquaporin isoform X1, which produces MSVPQQPQQALPTIAAILNHQQKTGVVGAGAGGAMAMPSSAKPKTKSRSSCWLLQPRQLNNICIVFAELIATAMLMFLGCMGCIENSFFSNSNFQSALNFGFVVLICIQCFGCVCGAHLNPAVTLANYIYNMISLPMAISYFVAQMVGAFIGYGLLKAVMPESAIYSSSTSSGVCVTSLHSSLTGLQGVVIEFLITSALIAICCGVWDPRNAKNQDSVPVRFGLAIACLSLTAGQFTGASMNPARSFAPAIWNGAWENHWIYWVGPLAGALVSSLIYKYAFRREVQAQEEQESTMSTKRTSELEFA; this is translated from the exons ATGTCTGTGCcacaacagccgcagcaggcATTGCCCACAATTGCTGCAATTCTCAATCATCAGCAGAAGACGGGAGTCGTCGGAGCAGGTGCAGGAGGAGCCATGGCCATGCCATCCAGTGCAAAGCCAAAGACCAAAAG TCGCTCGTCCTGTTGGCTGCTTCAGCCTCGGCAGTTGAACAACATCTGCATCGTCTTCGCCGAACTAATTGCCACAGCCATGCTGATGTTCCTCGGCTGCATGGGCTGCATCGAGAATTCGTTcttctccaactccaacttcCAGAGTGCGCTCAACTTCGGCTTTGTTGTCCTGATCTGCATCCAGTGCTTTGGCTGCGTGTGCGGTGCCCATCTCAATCCCGCCGTGACGTTGGCCAACTATATCTACAACATGATCTCGCTGCCCATGGCCATTTCCTACTTTGTCGCGCAGATGGTGGGGGCCTTCATCGGCTACGGTCTGCTCAAGGCCGTCATGCCAGAGAGCGCCATATACAGCTCTAGCACGTCGAGTGGCGTCTGCGTAACCTCCCTCCACAGCAGCCTGACGGGGCTGCAGGGCGTGGTCATCGAGTTCCTGATCACCAGCGCCCTGATTGCCATTTGCTGTGGCGTCTGGGATCCGCGCAATGCCAAGAACCAGGACTCGGTGCCAGTGCGTTTCGGCCTGGCCATCGCCTGCCTCTCCTTGACTGCG GGTCAGTTCACAGGAGCCAGCATGAATCCGGCCCGCTCATTTGCACCGGCCATTTGGAACGGAGCCTGGGAGAATCACTGGATCTACTGGGTGGGTCCCCTGGCAGGAGCTCTCGTCTCATCGCTCATCTACAAGTATGCTTTCCGACGAGAGGTTCAGGCACAGGAAGAGCAGGAATCCACCATGTCCACCAAGCGGACCTCTGAATTAGAGTTCGCCTAG
- the Eglp4 gene encoding aquaporin AQPcic isoform X2 produces MTRECWDRCLKVFKMKGSTLDKICCFLAELIGTGMLVFLGCMGCVKSDLFPNNHLQIILNFGLAVMICIQCFGCVSGAHLNPAVTVAAYIYELVTLPMAFVYCVAQMLGAFIGYGLLKVLLPEDTLSAGVGLCVTLPHNSISHAQAFGIEFVITAILVIVCCGVWDPRNSKFHDSVAIRFGLAISCLACAAGPFTGASMNPARSFAPALWNAHFDSNWIYWLAPLSAAAVTAYAYKAVFRREVVEAEITSHEKLRQLEDVQLS; encoded by the exons ATGACTCGCGAGTGTTGGGATCG TTGCTTGAAAGTATTCAAAATGAAGGGATCGACGCTGGACAAAATCTGCTGCTTCCTGGCCGAGCTCATCGGCACAGGCATGCTGGTCTTCCTCGGCTGCATGGGATGCGTGAAGTCGGACCTGTTCCCCAACAACCATCTGCAGATTATTCTCAACTTCGGTCTGGCGGTCATGATCTGCATCCAGTGCTTCGGCTGTGTGTCCGGCGCCCATCTCAACCCAGCGGTAACTGTTGCCGCCTACATCTACGAGTTGGTCACACTTCCCATGGCCTTTGTCTACTGTGTGGCCCAGATGCTGGGCGCCTTCATTGGCTACGGCCTGCTGAAGGTTCTCCTGCCCGAGGACACCCTCAGTGCGGGCGTTGGACTGTGTGTGACCTTGCCCCACAACAGCATTAGCCATGCTCAGGCCTTTGGCATTGAGTTCGTGATCACTGCCATCCTGGTGATTGTCTGCTGCGGCGTCTGGGATCCCCGCAACTCCAAGTTCCATGACTCTGTTGCCATTCGCTTCGGTCTGGCCATTTCCTGCCTTGCCTGCGCTGCC GGTCCCTTCACCGGTGCCAGCATGAACCCGGCCAGGTCCTTTGCTCCTGCCCTGTGGAATGCCCACTTCGATTCAAACTGGATCTACTGGCTGGCTCCACTCAGTGCTGCCGCCGTTACCGCCTACGCCTACAAGGCCGTCTTCCGGCGAGAGGTGGTGGAGGCGGAGATCACCAGCCACGAGAAGCTGCGCCAGCTGGAGGACGTACAGCTCTCATAG
- the Eglp4 gene encoding aquaporin AQPcic isoform X1 has protein sequence MPSSREQEQPPLQGVENHPQDSGPAEEQMKSCLKVFKMKGSTLDKICCFLAELIGTGMLVFLGCMGCVKSDLFPNNHLQIILNFGLAVMICIQCFGCVSGAHLNPAVTVAAYIYELVTLPMAFVYCVAQMLGAFIGYGLLKVLLPEDTLSAGVGLCVTLPHNSISHAQAFGIEFVITAILVIVCCGVWDPRNSKFHDSVAIRFGLAISCLACAAGPFTGASMNPARSFAPALWNAHFDSNWIYWLAPLSAAAVTAYAYKAVFRREVVEAEITSHEKLRQLEDVQLS, from the exons ATGCCATCGAGCCGtgagcaggagcagccgccACTTCAGGGGGTGGAAAATCACCCTCAAGACTCGGGCCCCGCTGAGGAGCAAATGAAAAG TTGCTTGAAAGTATTCAAAATGAAGGGATCGACGCTGGACAAAATCTGCTGCTTCCTGGCCGAGCTCATCGGCACAGGCATGCTGGTCTTCCTCGGCTGCATGGGATGCGTGAAGTCGGACCTGTTCCCCAACAACCATCTGCAGATTATTCTCAACTTCGGTCTGGCGGTCATGATCTGCATCCAGTGCTTCGGCTGTGTGTCCGGCGCCCATCTCAACCCAGCGGTAACTGTTGCCGCCTACATCTACGAGTTGGTCACACTTCCCATGGCCTTTGTCTACTGTGTGGCCCAGATGCTGGGCGCCTTCATTGGCTACGGCCTGCTGAAGGTTCTCCTGCCCGAGGACACCCTCAGTGCGGGCGTTGGACTGTGTGTGACCTTGCCCCACAACAGCATTAGCCATGCTCAGGCCTTTGGCATTGAGTTCGTGATCACTGCCATCCTGGTGATTGTCTGCTGCGGCGTCTGGGATCCCCGCAACTCCAAGTTCCATGACTCTGTTGCCATTCGCTTCGGTCTGGCCATTTCCTGCCTTGCCTGCGCTGCC GGTCCCTTCACCGGTGCCAGCATGAACCCGGCCAGGTCCTTTGCTCCTGCCCTGTGGAATGCCCACTTCGATTCAAACTGGATCTACTGGCTGGCTCCACTCAGTGCTGCCGCCGTTACCGCCTACGCCTACAAGGCCGTCTTCCGGCGAGAGGTGGTGGAGGCGGAGATCACCAGCCACGAGAAGCTGCGCCAGCTGGAGGACGTACAGCTCTCATAG
- the Eglp4 gene encoding aquaporin AQPcic isoform X3 yields the protein MKGSTLDKICCFLAELIGTGMLVFLGCMGCVKSDLFPNNHLQIILNFGLAVMICIQCFGCVSGAHLNPAVTVAAYIYELVTLPMAFVYCVAQMLGAFIGYGLLKVLLPEDTLSAGVGLCVTLPHNSISHAQAFGIEFVITAILVIVCCGVWDPRNSKFHDSVAIRFGLAISCLACAAGPFTGASMNPARSFAPALWNAHFDSNWIYWLAPLSAAAVTAYAYKAVFRREVVEAEITSHEKLRQLEDVQLS from the exons ATGAAGGGATCGACGCTGGACAAAATCTGCTGCTTCCTGGCCGAGCTCATCGGCACAGGCATGCTGGTCTTCCTCGGCTGCATGGGATGCGTGAAGTCGGACCTGTTCCCCAACAACCATCTGCAGATTATTCTCAACTTCGGTCTGGCGGTCATGATCTGCATCCAGTGCTTCGGCTGTGTGTCCGGCGCCCATCTCAACCCAGCGGTAACTGTTGCCGCCTACATCTACGAGTTGGTCACACTTCCCATGGCCTTTGTCTACTGTGTGGCCCAGATGCTGGGCGCCTTCATTGGCTACGGCCTGCTGAAGGTTCTCCTGCCCGAGGACACCCTCAGTGCGGGCGTTGGACTGTGTGTGACCTTGCCCCACAACAGCATTAGCCATGCTCAGGCCTTTGGCATTGAGTTCGTGATCACTGCCATCCTGGTGATTGTCTGCTGCGGCGTCTGGGATCCCCGCAACTCCAAGTTCCATGACTCTGTTGCCATTCGCTTCGGTCTGGCCATTTCCTGCCTTGCCTGCGCTGCC GGTCCCTTCACCGGTGCCAGCATGAACCCGGCCAGGTCCTTTGCTCCTGCCCTGTGGAATGCCCACTTCGATTCAAACTGGATCTACTGGCTGGCTCCACTCAGTGCTGCCGCCGTTACCGCCTACGCCTACAAGGCCGTCTTCCGGCGAGAGGTGGTGGAGGCGGAGATCACCAGCCACGAGAAGCTGCGCCAGCTGGAGGACGTACAGCTCTCATAG
- the Eglp3 gene encoding aquaporin, whose amino-acid sequence MSQQKPKQASGFDSPSGGRWRLHQKHRSRVAAFFGELVGTAMFVLIACWGCVQTPIFNNTHFQSGLTFGLAILIAIQCYGSVSGAHLNPAITLAAALYGVLHWGMAIAYFVAQVAGAFIGYGLLVAVLPHNAIKGVDNPAGVCVTVLASDISVLQGVFIEFLITCCLVMVACSVWDPRNAKLKDSVPVRFGLTVSCLIITAGLFTGASMNPTRSLGPAVWNDSWEHHWIYWVGPLVAGAVTSLIYRFAFKGDEVIELRSSNAKIRVVEEVVLP is encoded by the exons ATGTCGCAACAGAAGCCAAAACAAGCAAGCGGATTCGACTCCCCCTCCGGCGGACGGTGGCGTCTCCATCAGAAGCACAGGAGCCGAGTGGCCGCCTTCTTTGGGGAGCTGGTGGGCACCGCCATGTTCGTGCTCATCGCCTGCTGGGGCTGTGTCCAGACGCCGATCTTCAACAACACGCACTTTCAAAGCGGCCTCACCTTCGGCCTGGCAATCCTCATAGCCATCCAGTGCTACGGTTCTGTGTCCGGGGCACACCTCAATCCAGCCATTACCCTCGCTGCCGCCCTGTACGGCGTGCTCCACTGGGGAATGGCCATTGCCTATTTTGTGGCTCAGGTGGCGGGCGCTTTCATTGGGTACGGCCTGTTGGTAGCCGTCCTACCCCATAACGCCATTAAGGGCGTGGACAACCCGGCAGGTGTCTGCGTGACAGTCCTGGCCAGTGACATCTCTGTGTTGCAGGGCGTGTTCATTGAGTTCCTCATCACCTGTTGCCTGGTGATGGTTGCCTGCTCGGTGTGGGATCCCCGCAATGCCAAGCTCAAGGACTCGGTGCCCGTGCGCTTCGGTCTGACAGTGTCCTGTCTCATCATTACAGCG GGCCTCTTCACAGGAGCCAGCATGAATCCCACTAGGTCCCTGGGTCCTGCTGTGTGGAACGATTCGTGGGAGCACCATTGGATCTATTGGGTGGGTCCTCTCGTGGCAGGCGCTGTCACTTCCCTCATCTACCGATTCGCCTTCAAAGGAGACGAGGTGATCGAGCTACGGAGCTCGAATGCCAAGATTCGGGTGGTCGAGGAGGTGGTACTGCCCTAA
- the Eglp2 gene encoding aquaporin isoform X2 has product MSNTSTSRSSCWLLQPRQLNNICIVFAELIATAMLMFLGCMGCIENSFFSNSNFQSALNFGFVVLICIQCFGCVCGAHLNPAVTLANYIYNMISLPMAISYFVAQMVGAFIGYGLLKAVMPESAIYSSSTSSGVCVTSLHSSLTGLQGVVIEFLITSALIAICCGVWDPRNAKNQDSVPVRFGLAIACLSLTAGQFTGASMNPARSFAPAIWNGAWENHWIYWVGPLAGALVSSLIYKYAFRREVQAQEEQESTMSTKRTSELEFA; this is encoded by the exons ATGTCCAATACAAGCACGAG TCGCTCGTCCTGTTGGCTGCTTCAGCCTCGGCAGTTGAACAACATCTGCATCGTCTTCGCCGAACTAATTGCCACAGCCATGCTGATGTTCCTCGGCTGCATGGGCTGCATCGAGAATTCGTTcttctccaactccaacttcCAGAGTGCGCTCAACTTCGGCTTTGTTGTCCTGATCTGCATCCAGTGCTTTGGCTGCGTGTGCGGTGCCCATCTCAATCCCGCCGTGACGTTGGCCAACTATATCTACAACATGATCTCGCTGCCCATGGCCATTTCCTACTTTGTCGCGCAGATGGTGGGGGCCTTCATCGGCTACGGTCTGCTCAAGGCCGTCATGCCAGAGAGCGCCATATACAGCTCTAGCACGTCGAGTGGCGTCTGCGTAACCTCCCTCCACAGCAGCCTGACGGGGCTGCAGGGCGTGGTCATCGAGTTCCTGATCACCAGCGCCCTGATTGCCATTTGCTGTGGCGTCTGGGATCCGCGCAATGCCAAGAACCAGGACTCGGTGCCAGTGCGTTTCGGCCTGGCCATCGCCTGCCTCTCCTTGACTGCG GGTCAGTTCACAGGAGCCAGCATGAATCCGGCCCGCTCATTTGCACCGGCCATTTGGAACGGAGCCTGGGAGAATCACTGGATCTACTGGGTGGGTCCCCTGGCAGGAGCTCTCGTCTCATCGCTCATCTACAAGTATGCTTTCCGACGAGAGGTTCAGGCACAGGAAGAGCAGGAATCCACCATGTCCACCAAGCGGACCTCTGAATTAGAGTTCGCCTAG
- the LOC26534142 gene encoding uncharacterized protein isoform X1, translating into MSKMMNKIWTQFRGGCIVRGNLIKFNNSITSQIENDLKIEELLTERKHLETKTGTLTKQVRGLEVMVSDLTRAIKRIEFGKDMDLRIKVTAKKAPAEKGIESSPTSTSSPSNKKKITQCR; encoded by the exons ATGAGTAAGATGATGAATAAGATATGGACTCAATTCAGGGGTGGCTGCATAGTTCG AGGAAATTTGATTAAGTTCAACAATAGTATTACCagccaaattgaaaatgatcTGAAAATCGAAGAGTTGCTAACG GAACGGAAGCACCTGGAGACAAAAACCGGCACGCTCACCAAGCAGGTCAGGGGACTAGAGGTCATGGTCTCCGACTTGACGCGGGCTATTAAACGCATAGAGTTCGGTAAAGACATGGATCTGAGAATTAAAGTGACAGCAAAAAAAGCACCAGCCGAAAAAGGGATTGAGAGCAGCCCCACATCGACATCTTCTccgtcaaacaaaaaaaaaatcacccAGTGTCGGTAA
- the LOC26534142 gene encoding immune-induced peptide 18-like isoform X2 — MKLFALCCLLFALLGCLVSPSYGSPSRHSGGGTGGAPGGAGNPFRQPPAPRPFIYDAPIRRPGQPKTMYA, encoded by the coding sequence ATGAAGCTGTTCGCACTGTGTTGTCTGCTGTTCGCTCTACTCGGATGCCTGGTCTCTCCAAGCTATGGCTCGCCATCCCGTCACAGCGGAGGAGGAACTGGAGGAGCGCCTGGAGGAGCTGGAAATCCTTTCAGACAGCCGCCCGCACCACGTCCTTTCATCTATGACGCGCCGATCCGAAGACCAGGTCAACCAAAAACTATGTACGCTTAA
- the LOC26533314 gene encoding uncharacterized protein, producing the protein MMFGAVIKAIRLLKFRDVLATSSLQRGVSRDKTGEEKHHFKRIEMEQLKKIRQNVIKDMMAQIEALKYEIKTIDRGFSEDKESVKEELLQKIEQLKTEIEKIRKTIGKND; encoded by the exons ATGATGTTTGGAGCCGTCATCAAAGCCATAAGGCTTCTGAAATTCAGAGATGTCCTGGCCACAAGCAGTCTTCA ACGGGGAGTAAGCCGGGACAAAACAGGAGAAGAAAAGCATCATTTTAAGAGAATT GAAATGGAACAACTGAAGAAAATTAGGCAGAATGTAATTAAGGATATGATGGCACAGATCGAGGCTCTGAAATACGAGATCAAAACCATTGACAGAGGGTTTTCCGAAGACAAAGAGTCAGTCAAAGAAGAGTTGTTGCAAAAAATTGAGCAGTTAAAAACTGAAATCGAAAAAATAAGAAAGACGATTGGAAAAAACGATTGA